A single Lacerta agilis isolate rLacAgi1 chromosome 10, rLacAgi1.pri, whole genome shotgun sequence DNA region contains:
- the AEBP2 gene encoding zinc finger protein AEBP2: MEAEPSSPPLLLLPPPQPLLSGGEGAESMSEPSPQSASQAGDGDDEDEGDDEEEDDDGSSAGSSSSSSGCCSDETRSLSPGGSEADAKGGLGGVGVGGSGGSGEGDGPGSSGGGGGPAAAGAAAGGGGPSGGGSGGGGLCSSSSSTSGGDEGYSTGSGGGGGSGGSSTCSASSAGRRGSLEISSDGEPLSRMDSEDSISSTIMDVDSTISSGRSTPVMMNGQGVTASSAKSIGYNCCWDQCNSCFNSSPDLADHIRSIHVDGQRGGVFVCLWKGCKVYNTPSTSQSWLQRHMLTHSGDKPFKCVVGGCNASFASQSGLARHVPTHFSQQNSSKVTNQPKAKEESPSKAGMNKRRKLKNKRRRSLPRPHDFFDAQTLDAIRHRAICFNLSAHIESLGKGHSVVFHSTVIAKRKEESGKIKLLLHWTPEDILPDVWVNESERHQLKTKVVHLSKLPKDAALLLDPNIYRTMPQKRLKR, translated from the exons ATGGAGGCCGAGCCGTCgtcgccgccgctgctgctgctgcctccgcctcAGCCCCTCCTGAGCGGCGGCGAAGGCGCGGAGAGCATGTCGGAGCCGAGCCCTCAGAGCGCCAGCCAGGCGGGCGACGGCGACGACGAGGACGAGGgcgacgacgaggaggaggacgacgacggcAGCAGCGccgggtcctcctcctcctccagcggcTGCTGCAGCGACGAGACCCGCTCGCTCAGCCCCGGAGGCAGCGAGGCCGACGCCAAGGGCGGCCTGGGAGGAGTCGGAGTCGGAGGGAGCGGGGGCAGCGGCGAAGGCGACGGGCCCGGGAGCAGCGGAGGAGGCGGAGGCCCGGCAGCGGCGggagcggcagcgggaggcggAGGCCCTAGCGGCgggggaagcggcggcggcggcctgtgcagcagcagctccagcaCGAGCGGAGGAGACGAAGGTTACAGCACCGGgagcggaggaggaggggggagcggcggcagcagcacctgCAGCGCCTCGTCAGCAGGCCGGAGGGGCAGCCTCGAGATCTCCTCCGACGGGGAGCCGCTCAGCCGCATGGACTCCGAAGACAG CATCAGCAGTACCATAATGGATGTAGACAGCACAATTTCCAGTGGACGCTCAACTCCAGTTATGATGAATGGACAAGGAGTTACAGCTTCATCAGCAAAAAGTATTGGTTATAACTGCTGTTGGGACCAGTGCAATTCTTGCTTCAACTCAAGCCCAGATCTGGCAGACCACATTCGCTCCATACATGTAgatggccagcgaggaggg GTATTTGTCTGCTTATGGAAAGGCTGCAAAGTCTATAACACCCCGTCAACAAGTCAGAGCTGGTTGCAGCGGCATATGCTGACGCACAGTGGTGATAAACCATTTAAG TGTGTCGTTGGAGGGTGCAATGCGAGCTTTGCATCTCAGAGTGGGCTGGCTCGTCACGTGCCAACACACTTCAGCCAGCAGAATTCTTCAAAGGTTACCAACCAGCCAAAGGCTAAAGAAGAATCTCCTTCTAAAGCTGGAATGAACAAAAGAAGGAAGTTAAAGAACAAGCGGAGGCGCTCTTTAC caagACCACATGACTTCTTTGATGCGCAGACTCTGGACGCCATACGACATCGAGCTATCTGCTTCAACCTTTCTGCACACATAGAAAGTTTAGGAAAAGGCCACAGTGTCGTATTTCACAGTACT GTAATAGCTAAGAGAAAAGAGGAGTCTGGAAAGATAAAGCTGCTACTTCACTGGACACCAGAGGATAT TCTTCCTGATGTGTGGGTAAATGAAAGTGAGCGACATCAATTAAAAACTAAAGTAGTTCATTTATCAAAACTACCAAAAGATGCTGCCTTGCTTCTGGACCCAAACATATACAG